Sequence from the SAR202 cluster bacterium genome:
TCTGGGTTAACAACTGCACCACCATTCTTATGAGCATTAGGATTTTGTAAAAATGAATTTCCAGTAGTACCGGCTCCTACAGCAATAAATTTTTCACCTGCTTCTGATAAAATATCTCCTATATTTTTTACATAAAGAACATCTCCAAGTTTTGCTCTTATTTGTTCGAGTACAGGTTGAAGTACCGAGAACACTGAATTAGGATCGTAATCTCGCATTACAACCATATTTGCAGCAATTCCATGCGATCCTGGAGTCCTACCAGTAAACATTGAGGTCGAATTAATTCTTGTTACTGACGGATACACTGCATGGTGGTTTGAGAAAGTAACTCCATCATGCAAATATCCATATAAGTTTGGCATTAAATCTTTATTGATTTGACTTGGCTGTAATCCATCAAATGATACTACTAAAACTTTCATTGTAATCATCCTTTTTAATTTCAGATAAATTAAGAGAAATTAAATGTATTATATATGTTTATTTTGATTAAATTTATATTAATATACGTAATTATCATAACAAAAAGGAGTAAAAAGCTATGACTAATGATAAAGTCGTAAATAATAGCTACGAATTACTGAAGTCAAAGTATTCTGATTCTTTTGATAACAATGCAAAAAAAGATATAGAAGATATTATTTCCCAGTTATATGAAATTTCAGAAACTCTCAAGAAATATAAACTTGATCATGACATTCAACCATTTAATGCTAAACCCTTAGAGTAATACTATGGAATCAAACACTTTTCTATACAAATCAATTAGAGATCTATCTAAACGAATTCAGAAAAAAGAAGTAAAACCCTCAGAAATTGGGAAATATTTTTTCAATCGTATATCTTCACTAGGCCCAGAACTGAATTCAGTTGTTAGTCTGCTACCTGAATTAGCTGAAAAGTCATGGGCTTCTGCAGATAAACAAAATGAAATCAAAACAATACTTCACGGAATACCTTATGGAATTAAAGATTTGATCTCTGTCAGTTACAAAGATACAGGACTATCAAATATAGATTCTCCGCCAACAACTTGGGGTGCAAAACCTTTGGCCAATCAGAAGTTTGAAGGTACTGCAACGATTGTTAAACGTCTAAATAGGGATAAAGCTATACCATTAGCTAAATTAGCAATGGTAGAACTTGCAGGAGGTCTGGGTTATAAACAACCAAATGCTTCTCTAACAGGACCTGGATTGAATCCATGGGACACTTCAAGATGGACTGGTGGATCATCTAGTGGGTCTGGTGCTGCAGTTGCTGCAGGATTAGTTCCTTTTGCATTAGGAACTGAAACATGGGGATCAATATTAACTCCGGCAGTCTATTGTGGTATTACTGGTCTGCGTCCAACTCTCGGTCTTGTAAGTAGGAATGGCGCTATGGCTTTAAGTTGGACTCTGGATAAAATCGGCCCCATGTGCCTCACTGCAGATGACTGTGGAATAGTGTTAAATTCTATTTCTGGATATGACCCAAAAGATTCATCTTCTTCAAGAAAAAGATTTTCCTACGATCCGGAATTTAAAATAAATAACAAACCTAAATTAGCTATTATTAAAGGAATATTAGAAACTTGTGATAAAGATGTTAAGGATAACTTCAATGCATCTGTAAAAATATTATCTAAATTTACTGAAATAGAAGAAATAGATCTCCCGGAATATCCGTATGAAATAGTTACAAGAATTATATTATTCTCAGAATCGACAAGTGCCATGGAAGACTTTATCGATGATGATCTGGCACAATCATTAACTGCACCTGAAGATAGGTTTAGTATCTTTCCTCGAACATTGATTAGTGCTAAAGATTACATTAAAGCTCTCAGAATGAGAAAAGTGATTGTAGGTATAGTTTCAAATATATATAAACAATATGACGCAATTATCGCACCTACAAAACCATCAACTGCGCCACCATCTGAAGGCGAATTCAGAGGATCTGTACGTTCTGGATACGACCCAATGGGTAGTATCGGAAACCTTACTGGATTACCAGCAATATCTGTCCCTAATGGATTCGGAATACAAGATAATTTACCAACAGGTTTCCAAATAATGGGGCAGCCTTTTTCTGAAAACTTATTAATAAGTATTGCCAAAGAGTACCAAAACGTAACAAAATGGCATTTAGAACATCCAAAAAAATATAGCGGAGGCTAAAATGACTACAAGTAATAGTACTGTAGAAAAGTTAGAAAAAGCTACACAAAACACCTACGATGCATTGATTGTGGGTGCTGGTTTTGCTGGGATGTATATGTTGTATAAATTAAGAAACCTAGGATTCACTGCAAAAGTAATTGAAGCAGGCGACGGTGTTGGAGGAACATGGTACTGGAACAGATATCCTGGTGCCAGATGTGATGTATGGAGTATGGAATACTCCTATCAATTTTCAGAAGAACTTCAACAAGAATGGGTATGGAGTCAAAAATATGCTCCACAACCAGAAATACTTAAATATGCAAATCATGTTGCGGACAGATTTGATCTCAGAAAAGATATCATCTTCAATACAAAAGTACTATCCGCAAAATATATAGAAGAAACAAAAACCTGGATAATAAAAACCGACGATAATCAGATCTTTAATTCTCAATTTTGCATTATGGCAACTGGTTGTCTTTCAACTCCCAACAAACCTAAATTCAAAGGTATTGATGATTTCAAAGGCCCTTGGTACCACACCGGACAATGGCCTCATGAAGGTGTTGATTTTACAGGTAAACGAGTTGGCATAATTGGAACTGGTTCTTCTGCTATCCAATCCATACCTGTCATTGCTGAACAGGCAAAACAACTATTTGTTTTTCAACGAACCGCAAATTATACAATACCAGCTCATAACAGAGATCTTGACCTAGATTTTATAAATGAAATTAAAAGTGATTATCAGGGACTTAGAGAGCGAGCTAAACTCAATAGGGGAGGTACAGCTGCACTGAGATTAAATGAAGTTAATGCAATCGATGTTAGTGAAGAAGATCGAATAAGACAATATCAAAAACGATGGGAAGAGGGTGGAGTTCCTTTTATGGGTTCATTTCAGGATCTGCTCCTGAATCCAGATTCCAACAAAACTGCTGCTGACTTTGTTAAATCTAAAATTGATGAAATCGTAGACGATCCAAAAATTGCAGAATTACTGAAGCCTAAAAACATCATTGGTTGTAAACGATTATGTGTTGACACTAATTATTACCAAACATTTAATCAGTCTCATGTAAAACTAATTGATGTGAGTGAAACAAAAATTGATTCAATTACTGAAAAAGGGATAAAAGTTGGAAAAGAAGAATATGAAGTTGATGCAATAGTATTTGCTACTGGATTTGATG
This genomic interval carries:
- a CDS encoding amidase gives rise to the protein MESNTFLYKSIRDLSKRIQKKEVKPSEIGKYFFNRISSLGPELNSVVSLLPELAEKSWASADKQNEIKTILHGIPYGIKDLISVSYKDTGLSNIDSPPTTWGAKPLANQKFEGTATIVKRLNRDKAIPLAKLAMVELAGGLGYKQPNASLTGPGLNPWDTSRWTGGSSSGSGAAVAAGLVPFALGTETWGSILTPAVYCGITGLRPTLGLVSRNGAMALSWTLDKIGPMCLTADDCGIVLNSISGYDPKDSSSSRKRFSYDPEFKINNKPKLAIIKGILETCDKDVKDNFNASVKILSKFTEIEEIDLPEYPYEIVTRIILFSESTSAMEDFIDDDLAQSLTAPEDRFSIFPRTLISAKDYIKALRMRKVIVGIVSNIYKQYDAIIAPTKPSTAPPSEGEFRGSVRSGYDPMGSIGNLTGLPAISVPNGFGIQDNLPTGFQIMGQPFSENLLISIAKEYQNVTKWHLEHPKKYSGG
- a CDS encoding NAD(P)/FAD-dependent oxidoreductase, with product MTTSNSTVEKLEKATQNTYDALIVGAGFAGMYMLYKLRNLGFTAKVIEAGDGVGGTWYWNRYPGARCDVWSMEYSYQFSEELQQEWVWSQKYAPQPEILKYANHVADRFDLRKDIIFNTKVLSAKYIEETKTWIIKTDDNQIFNSQFCIMATGCLSTPNKPKFKGIDDFKGPWYHTGQWPHEGVDFTGKRVGIIGTGSSAIQSIPVIAEQAKQLFVFQRTANYTIPAHNRDLDLDFINEIKSDYQGLRERAKLNRGGTAALRLNEVNAIDVSEEDRIRQYQKRWEEGGVPFMGSFQDLLLNPDSNKTAADFVKSKIDEIVDDPKIAELLKPKNIIGCKRLCVDTNYYQTFNQSHVKLIDVSETKIDSITEKGIKVGKEEYEVDAIVFATGFDAMTGALKNIDIIGTNNQTLNNKWEDGPRMYLGLLAKGFPNLFTITGPGSPSVLSNMLPSIEQHVDWISECIQYLNDNEFTQIEPTMEAEEEWISHVNEVAGKSLRSTCDSWYVGANIAGKPRVFMPYIGGVPAYREKCEEIVSNGYEGFNLT